In Carassius auratus strain Wakin chromosome 39, ASM336829v1, whole genome shotgun sequence, a genomic segment contains:
- the LOC113058155 gene encoding SAM and SH3 domain-containing protein 3-like → MLRRKPSNASEKEQGQVQKKKLTLQRSSSFKDFMKPKPSSPVVSSEPTLDENQLESASPEDSGKSSGKLGKKWRNVISRTMTRKTSKMVQKALAEAGNESGEDGSMSPMSPIDWIPDLTAGNRASVCSNSSEDTIHSPLSRQLSGCADRQSLDSGFSQRDSMRLEDSTYTGPFCGRALVHTDFTPSPYDIESLKLQKGDIIQIIEKPPVGTWTGKLNNKVGSFKFIYVTILPEEDTPPKRKRCQSQGRKNKPKPQSLEEVLERIGLTELESVLSMHGFQSLEDFRGLKESHLNELNITDPEQCVKILKAAELLHDSEDESDAEEQKTEMPRDSGCYESTENLANGCEEPQVESQPDTETELNAIQEQLEEMKVGESPESQTE, encoded by the exons ATGTTACGACGGAAACCATCCAATGCATCTGAAAAAGAACAGGGCCAGGTGCAAAAGAAGAAG CTGACTCTGCAAAGGTCCAGCAGCTTCAAAGACTTTATGAAGCCAAAGCCGTCGTCACCCGTAGTGAGCTCTGAACCTACACTGGATGAAAAC CAGCTGGAGAGTGCATCACCAGAGGATTCAGGGAAAAGTAGTGGGAAACTGGGAAAGAAATGGAGAAATGTCATATCTCGCACAATGACCCGTAAAACCTCCAAGATGGTACAGAAAGCCCTTGCAGAGGCGGGG AATGAGAGTGGGGAGGACGGCTCTATGTCTCCCATGTCTCCAATTGACTGGATTCCAGATCTCACTGCTGGGAACAGGGCGTCTGTGTGCTCCAACAGCTCAGAGGACACAATACACAGTCCTCTCTCGCGCCAGCTCTCTGGAT GTGCTGACAGGCAGAGTCTGGACAGTGGCTTCAGCCAGAGAGACAGTATGAGACTGGAGGACAGCACCTACACAGGACCCTTCTGCGGCAGAGCCCTCGTCCACACTGACTTCACCCCCAGCCCGTATGACATCGAATCCCTCAAACTACAG AAAGGAGACATCATCCAGATCATTGAGAAGCCACCAGTAGGCACCTGGACTGGTAAActcaataacaaagtgggctccTTTAAATTCATCTACGTCACAATACTACCAGAGGAAGACACACCACCAAAGAGGAAGCGATGCCAGAGTCAAGGACGAAAGAACAAACCCAAACCGCAATCCCTGGAGGAAGTTCTGGAGAGAATAGGCCTAACT GAGCTGGAATCTGTCCTGTCCATGCATGGCTTCCAGAGTTTGGAGGATTTCAGGGGCCTGAAGGAGTCCCACCTGAACGAACTGAATATTACAGACCCTGAGCAATGTGTGAAGATACTGAAAGCAGCAGAATTGCTTCATGATT CGGAGGATGAATCCGATGCAGAGGAGCAAAAGACTGAAATGCCACGGGACTCAGGTTGTTACGAGAGCACAGAGAACCTGGCAAACGGATGTGAGGAGCCCCAGGTGGAATCCCAACCGGACACAGAAACAGAGCTCAATGCTATTCAGGAACAACTGGAGGAGATGAAGGTGGGGGAGAGTCCTGAGAGCCAAACAGAGTGA